Proteins from a single region of Harmonia axyridis chromosome 4, icHarAxyr1.1, whole genome shotgun sequence:
- the LOC123677804 gene encoding cuticle protein 8-like, protein FTIYPSQLQIVFLCLVAYATAVFEPVAQSYSTQTKHTTLHGVGALVSHVAPVAAVHAPASSYSTVSFGQASVHAAPSVAYSAPVYHAAPVYHAAPVVHSAPVYHVAPVVHSAPVVHVVNQDEEHNAPAYYQYKYGVEDHHTGDIKSQEESRDGDVVKGSYSLHEADGTIRTVKYTADKNGFNADVQKSGHAVVSHVAPTHAVLTSLYHH, encoded by the exons TTTACTATTTACCCTTCTCAATTACAGATTGTCTTCCTCTGCTTAGTAGCTTACGCTACTGCAGTTTTCGAACCAGTTGCCCAATCATACTCAACTCAAACAAAGCATACCACCCTTCATGGTGTTGGTGCTCTTGTTAGTCACGTTGCTCCAGTGGCTGCAGTACATGCTCCAGCCAGTTCATACTCAACAGTATCTTTTGGACAAGCTTCTGTACACGCTGCTCCATCTGTTGCTTATTCTGCTCCAGTTTACCATGCTGCTCCAGTCTACCATGCTGCTCCTGTAGTACATTCTGCTCCAGTTTACCATGTTGCTCCTGTAGTACACTCTGCACCAGTTGTCCATGTTGTGAATCAAGACGAAGAACATAAT GCTCCTGCTTACTACCAATACAAATATGGAGTTGAAGACCACCACACCGGTGACATCAAATCTCAAGAAGAATCTCGTGATGGTGATGTAGTCAAGGGTTCTTACTCCCTCCATGAAGCTGATGGTACCATCAGAACTGTCAAATACACTGCTGATAAAAATGGATTCAATGCTGATGTACAAAAATCTGGACATGCTGTTGTAAGCCATGTAGCTCCAACTCACGCTGTCCTCACATCTTTGTACCACCATTAA
- the LOC123678938 gene encoding cuticle protein 8-like: protein MFSKIVFLCLVAYATAVFEPVAQSYSTQTKHTTLHGVGALVSHVAPVAAVHAPASSYSTVSFGQTSVHAAPSVAYSAPIYHAAQIYHAAPVVHSAPVYHVAPIAHSAPVVHVVKQDEEHNAPAYYQYKYGVEDHHTGDIKSQEESRDGDVVKGSYSLHEADGTIRTVKYTADKNGFNADVQKSGHAVVSHVAPTHAILTSLYHH from the exons ATGTTCAGTAAA ATTGTCTTCCTCTGCTTAGTAGCTTACGCTACCGCAGTTTTCGAACCTGTTGCTCAATCATACTCAACCCAAACAAAGCATACCACCCTTCATGGTGTTGGTGCTCTTGTTAGTCACGTTGCTCCAGTAGCTGCAGTACATGCTCCAGCCAGTTCATACTCCACAGTATCTTTTGGACAAACTTCTGTACACGCTGCTCCATCTGTTGCTTATTCTGCTCCAATTTACCATGCCGCTCAAATCTATCATGCTGCTCCTGTAGTACACTCTGCACCAGTTTACCATGTTGCCCCTATAGCACACTCCGCTCCAGTTGTTCATGTTGTGAAACAAGACGAAGAACATAAT GCTCCTGCTTACTACCAATACAAATATGGAGTTGAGGACCACCACACCGGTGACATCAAATCCCAAGAAGAATCTCGTGATGGTGATGTAGTCAAGGGTTCTTACTCCCTTCATGAAGCTGATGGTACCATCAGAACTGTCAAATACACTGCTGATAAAAATGGATTCAATGCTGATGTACAGAAATCTGGACATGCTGTTGTAAGCCATGTAGCTCCAACTCACGCTATTCTCACATCGTTGTACCACCATTAA